In Streptantibioticus cattleyicolor NRRL 8057 = DSM 46488, a genomic segment contains:
- a CDS encoding TIGR03085 family metal-binding protein, translating into MSTHARRERLLLADLLESAGPDAPTLCEGWTTRDLAAHVVVRERRGDAAAGIVVPQLAARGERIRKEYAEKPYGELIQLIRTGPPKMSPFAVKQIDEVSNSVEFFVHAEDVRRAQPDWSPREVDPVFAEALWKRLEKGSRLLGRGAPVGLVLRRPNGQTAVARRGTPVVTVTGEPAELTLFVFGRQSAARVSLDGEKEAVGRLETAKLGI; encoded by the coding sequence ATGTCCACTCATGCGCGCCGTGAACGACTGCTCCTGGCCGACCTGCTGGAAAGCGCCGGCCCCGACGCCCCCACCCTGTGCGAGGGCTGGACCACCCGTGACCTCGCCGCGCACGTGGTGGTCCGGGAACGGCGGGGCGACGCGGCGGCCGGGATCGTCGTCCCGCAACTGGCCGCCCGCGGCGAGCGGATCCGCAAGGAGTACGCCGAGAAGCCCTACGGCGAGCTGATCCAGCTCATCCGCACCGGGCCGCCGAAGATGTCGCCGTTCGCCGTCAAGCAGATCGACGAGGTCTCCAACAGCGTGGAGTTCTTCGTGCACGCCGAGGACGTCCGGCGGGCGCAGCCCGACTGGAGCCCGCGCGAGGTCGACCCGGTCTTCGCCGAGGCGCTGTGGAAGCGGCTGGAGAAGGGGTCGCGGCTGCTTGGCCGCGGGGCCCCGGTGGGCCTGGTGCTGCGCCGGCCCAACGGCCAGACCGCGGTGGCCCGGCGCGGCACCCCGGTGGTCACCGTCACCGGCGAGCCGGCCGAGCTGACGCTCTTCGTCTTCGGCCGCCAGTCGGCCGCCCGCGTCTCGCTGGACGGGGAGAAGGAGGCCGTGGGCCGGCTGGAGACGGCCAAGCTCGGCATCTGA
- the hisF gene encoding imidazole glycerol phosphate synthase subunit HisF translates to MSLAVRVIPCLDVADGRVVKGVNFQNLRDAGDPVELAKAYDAEGADELTFLDITASAGDRETTYEVVRRTAEQVFIPLTVGGGVRSAGDVDRLLRSGADKVGVNTAAIARPELIREIAERFGRQVLVLSVDARRCPPGTVTDSGFEVTTHGGRRGTGIDAVEWAHRAAELGAGEILLNSMDADGTKDGYDTAMIKAVREHVAVPVIASGGAGKLADFPPAIEAGADAVLAASVFHFGDLRIGEVKRTLREAGHPVR, encoded by the coding sequence GTGAGCCTGGCCGTCCGGGTCATCCCCTGCCTCGACGTGGCCGACGGCCGCGTGGTCAAGGGGGTCAACTTCCAGAACCTGCGGGACGCCGGCGACCCCGTCGAGCTGGCCAAGGCGTACGACGCCGAGGGCGCCGACGAGCTGACGTTCCTCGACATCACCGCCTCCGCCGGGGACCGGGAGACCACCTACGAGGTGGTCCGCCGCACCGCCGAGCAGGTCTTCATCCCGCTGACCGTCGGCGGCGGGGTGCGCAGCGCGGGCGACGTGGACCGGCTGCTGCGGTCGGGCGCCGACAAGGTGGGCGTCAACACCGCCGCCATCGCCCGCCCCGAGCTGATCCGGGAGATCGCCGAGCGCTTCGGCCGCCAGGTGCTGGTGCTCTCGGTGGACGCCCGGCGCTGCCCGCCCGGCACGGTGACCGACTCCGGCTTCGAGGTGACCACCCACGGCGGCCGGCGCGGCACCGGCATCGACGCGGTGGAGTGGGCGCACCGCGCGGCCGAACTGGGCGCCGGGGAGATCCTGCTCAACTCGATGGACGCGGACGGCACCAAGGACGGCTACGACACCGCGATGATCAAGGCGGTACGGGAACACGTCGCCGTACCGGTGATCGCCAGCGGCGGCGCCGGCAAGCTCGCCGACTTCCCGCCGGCCATCGAGGCCGGCGCCGACGCCGTACTCGCCGCCTCCGTCTTCCACTTCGGCGACCTGCGGATCGGCGAGGTCAAGCGCACCCTGCGGGAGGCCGGCCACCCGGTCCGCTGA
- a CDS encoding RidA family protein, translated as MSETPAVRRVQTDSPWEETIGFARAVAVGDRVLVAGTMPLVKGVLQGEGDPYQQSVVAFRNALAALEPFGLGKEHVVRTRMYLTHSRDVDAVGRAHKEIFDGARPAATLVVVSGFVDSRVLVEVELEAFGGDSS; from the coding sequence ATGAGCGAAACCCCCGCCGTGCGGCGCGTCCAGACCGACAGTCCATGGGAAGAGACGATCGGCTTCGCCCGCGCGGTGGCGGTGGGCGACCGGGTCCTGGTGGCCGGCACCATGCCGCTGGTCAAGGGGGTGCTGCAGGGCGAGGGCGACCCGTACCAGCAGAGCGTGGTCGCCTTCCGCAACGCGCTCGCCGCCCTGGAGCCGTTCGGCCTGGGCAAGGAGCACGTGGTGCGCACCCGTATGTACCTCACCCACTCCCGTGACGTGGACGCGGTGGGCCGCGCGCACAAGGAGATCTTCGACGGCGCCCGGCCGGCCGCCACCCTCGTGGTGGTCTCCGGCTTCGTCGACTCGCGGGTGCTGGTCGAGGTGGAGCTCGAAGCTTTCGGAGGAGATTCGTCGTGA
- the priA gene encoding bifunctional 1-(5-phosphoribosyl)-5-((5-phosphoribosylamino)methylideneamino)imidazole-4-carboxamide isomerase/phosphoribosylanthranilate isomerase PriA, with protein sequence MSTLELLPAVDVRAGQAVRLVHGESGTETSYGDPLEAALAWQRAGAEWLHLVDLDAAFGTGDNRERIAEVARAMDIKVELSGGIRDDASLAAALATGCTRVNLGTAALEAPEWVAKAIAEHGDKIAVGLDVRGTTLRGRGWTRDGGDLYETLARLDSEGCARYVVTDIAKDGTLQGPNLELLRNVCAATDKPVVASGGVSSLDDLRALAALVPEGVEGAIVGKALYAKAFTLEEALEAVSR encoded by the coding sequence ATGTCCACGCTCGAACTCCTGCCCGCCGTCGACGTCCGCGCCGGCCAGGCCGTCCGCCTGGTGCACGGCGAGTCCGGCACCGAAACGTCCTACGGCGACCCGCTGGAGGCCGCCCTGGCCTGGCAGCGGGCCGGGGCCGAATGGCTCCACCTGGTCGACCTCGACGCCGCCTTCGGCACCGGCGACAACCGGGAGCGGATCGCCGAGGTGGCCCGCGCCATGGACATCAAGGTGGAGCTCTCCGGCGGCATCCGCGATGACGCCTCGCTGGCCGCCGCCCTGGCCACCGGGTGCACCCGGGTCAACCTGGGCACCGCCGCCCTGGAGGCCCCCGAGTGGGTGGCCAAGGCCATCGCCGAGCACGGCGACAAGATCGCCGTCGGCCTCGACGTCCGCGGCACCACGCTGCGCGGCCGGGGCTGGACCCGGGACGGCGGCGACCTGTACGAGACGCTGGCCCGCCTCGACTCCGAGGGGTGCGCCCGCTACGTGGTCACCGACATCGCCAAGGACGGCACCCTCCAGGGCCCCAACCTGGAGCTGCTGCGCAACGTGTGCGCCGCCACGGACAAGCCGGTGGTCGCCTCCGGCGGCGTCTCCAGCCTCGACGACCTGCGGGCCCTGGCCGCGCTGGTGCCCGAAGGTGTGGAGGGCGCCATCGTGGGCAAGGCCCTCTACGCCAAGGCGTTCACCTTGGAAGAAGCGTTGGAGGCAGTGTCCCGATGA
- the hisH gene encoding imidazole glycerol phosphate synthase subunit HisH, which produces MSKRVVVFDYGFGNVRSAERAVARAGAEVEITADYDRAMAADGLLVPGVGAFAACMAGLRTARGDWIIGRRLAGGRPVLGICVGMQILFSRGVEHGVETAGCDEWPGTVAPLRAPVVPHMGWNTVEAPEDSRLFAGLDRGEHYYFVHSYAVREWELETGNEAIRPPKVTWATHGDRFVAAVENGPLWATQFHPEKSGDAGAKLLSNWIETL; this is translated from the coding sequence ATGAGCAAGCGCGTGGTCGTCTTCGACTACGGCTTCGGAAACGTACGCTCCGCCGAGCGGGCGGTGGCCCGGGCCGGCGCCGAGGTGGAGATCACCGCGGACTACGACCGGGCGATGGCCGCCGACGGGCTGCTCGTGCCCGGCGTGGGCGCCTTCGCCGCCTGCATGGCCGGGCTGCGCACCGCCCGCGGGGACTGGATCATCGGCCGCCGGCTGGCCGGCGGCCGTCCGGTGCTGGGCATCTGCGTCGGCATGCAGATCCTCTTCTCCCGCGGCGTCGAGCACGGCGTGGAGACGGCCGGCTGCGACGAGTGGCCCGGCACCGTGGCCCCGCTGCGCGCCCCCGTCGTCCCGCACATGGGGTGGAACACCGTCGAGGCCCCCGAGGACTCCCGGCTCTTCGCCGGCCTCGACCGCGGCGAGCACTACTACTTCGTCCACTCCTACGCGGTGCGCGAGTGGGAGCTGGAGACCGGCAACGAGGCCATCCGGCCGCCCAAGGTCACCTGGGCCACGCACGGCGACCGCTTCGTGGCCGCGGTGGAGAACGGCCCGCTGTGGGCGACCCAGTTCCACCCCGAGAAGTCCGGTGACGCCGGCGCCAAGCTGCTGTCCAACTGGATCGAGACCCTGTGA
- the hisB gene encoding imidazoleglycerol-phosphate dehydratase HisB, protein MSRVGRVERTTKETSVVVEINLDGTGVVDISTGVGFYDHMLDQLGRHGLFDLTVKTDGDLHIDSHHTIEDTSLALGAAFKQALGDKRGIVRFANASVPLDESLAQVTVDLSGRPYLVHTEPEGMAPVIGAYDTTMTRHILESFVAQAQIALHVHVPYGRNAHHIVECQFKALARALRYASEIDPRQPGIPSTKGAL, encoded by the coding sequence ATGAGCCGCGTGGGCCGCGTGGAACGCACCACCAAGGAGACCTCCGTCGTCGTCGAGATCAACCTCGACGGCACCGGGGTCGTCGACATCTCGACCGGGGTCGGCTTCTACGACCACATGCTCGACCAGCTCGGCCGCCACGGGCTGTTCGACCTGACCGTCAAGACCGACGGCGACCTGCACATCGACAGCCACCACACCATCGAGGACACCTCGCTCGCCCTCGGCGCCGCCTTCAAGCAGGCGCTCGGCGACAAGCGCGGCATCGTGCGCTTCGCCAACGCCTCCGTCCCGCTGGACGAGTCGCTGGCCCAGGTCACCGTCGACCTCTCCGGCCGCCCCTACCTGGTACACACCGAACCCGAGGGCATGGCGCCCGTGATCGGCGCCTACGACACCACGATGACCCGCCACATCCTGGAGTCCTTCGTGGCCCAGGCGCAGATAGCGCTGCACGTCCACGTCCCCTACGGACGCAACGCCCACCACATCGTGGAGTGCCAGTTCAAGGCGCTCGCCCGCGCACTGCGGTACGCCTCCGAGATCGACCCCAGGCAGCCGGGGATCCCCTCCACCAAGGGTGCGCTGTGA
- a CDS encoding histidinol-phosphate transaminase: MTRIDDLPIRDELRGKSPYGAPQLDVPVQLNTNENPYPLPEPLVERIAERVREAARGLNRYPDREAVELRTRLAAYLTRTTGHPVEVGQVWAANGSNEVIQQLLQAFGGPGRTALGFEPSYSMHSLISRGTGTTWISGPRDADFTVDVEAARAAIAEHRPHVVFVTSPNNPTGTAVDADTVLSLYEAAQAARPSLFVVDEAYVEFSHRPSLLPLLAGRPNLVLSRTMSKAFGAAGLRLGYLAADPAVVDAVRLVRLPYHLSSVTQATALAALEHTDTLLKYVEQLKAERDRLVTGLRSAGYEVTDSDANFVQFGRFEDSHAAWQTILGHGVLVRDNGVPGWLRVSAGTPAENDAFLDAVRAIKKEL, translated from the coding sequence GTGACCCGCATCGACGACCTGCCCATCCGGGACGAACTGCGCGGCAAGTCCCCGTACGGCGCCCCCCAGCTCGACGTACCGGTGCAGCTCAACACCAACGAGAACCCCTACCCGCTGCCCGAGCCGCTGGTGGAGCGGATCGCCGAGCGGGTCCGCGAGGCCGCCCGGGGCCTGAACCGCTACCCGGACCGGGAGGCGGTCGAGCTGCGCACCCGGCTCGCCGCCTACCTCACCCGCACCACCGGCCACCCGGTGGAGGTCGGCCAGGTGTGGGCGGCCAACGGCTCCAACGAGGTCATCCAGCAGCTGCTCCAGGCCTTCGGCGGCCCCGGCCGCACCGCCCTCGGCTTCGAGCCGTCGTACTCGATGCATTCGCTGATCTCCCGCGGCACCGGCACCACCTGGATCTCCGGGCCGCGCGACGCGGACTTCACCGTCGACGTCGAGGCGGCCCGGGCGGCCATCGCCGAACACCGCCCGCACGTGGTCTTCGTCACCTCCCCGAACAACCCCACCGGCACCGCGGTCGACGCCGACACCGTCCTGTCGCTCTACGAGGCCGCCCAGGCGGCCCGCCCGTCGCTGTTCGTGGTGGACGAGGCGTACGTCGAGTTCTCGCACCGCCCCTCGCTGCTGCCGCTCCTCGCCGGCCGCCCCAACCTGGTGCTCTCCCGCACCATGTCCAAGGCGTTCGGCGCGGCCGGGCTGCGGCTGGGCTACCTCGCCGCCGACCCCGCCGTGGTCGACGCCGTGCGCCTGGTGCGGCTGCCCTACCACCTCTCGTCGGTCACCCAGGCCACCGCGCTCGCCGCGCTGGAGCACACCGATACGCTGTTGAAGTACGTCGAGCAGCTCAAGGCCGAGCGTGACCGGCTCGTCACCGGGCTGCGGTCGGCCGGCTACGAGGTCACCGACTCGGACGCCAACTTCGTCCAGTTCGGCCGCTTCGAGGACAGCCACGCCGCCTGGCAGACCATCCTCGGCCACGGCGTACTCGTCCGCGACAACGGCGTACCTGGCTGGCTGCGGGTCTCCGCGGGCACCCCGGCGGAGAACGACGCGTTCCTCGACGCGGTACGCGCGATCAAGAAGGAGCTTTAG
- the hisD gene encoding histidinol dehydrogenase: MISRIDLRGTAFPEGGIDRDLLPRAELDVEAALEKVRPICDDVRHRGTAALIEYARRFDGVTLDRVRVPADALTRALAGLDPAVRAALEESIRRARLVHREQRRTDVTTRVVPGGTVTERWVPVERVGLYVPGGNAVYPSSVVMNVVPAQEAGVGSLAVSSPPQADFDGLPHPTILAACALLGVDEVYAAGGAQAIAMFAHGTEECRPVNLVTGPGNIWVAAAKRLLKGRIGIDAEAGPTEIAVLADDTADPVHVAADLISQAEHDTLAAAVLVTTSPALADAVAAELDRQVAATKHTERITEALTGKQSAVVLVDTLDQGLAVVDAYAAEHLEIQTADAAAVAARVRNAGAVFVGPYAPVSLGDYAAGSNHVLPTGGCACHSSGLSVQSFLRGIHVVDYTRDALAEVAHHVVTLAEAEDLPAHGAAIKARFEWKVPQG, translated from the coding sequence GTGATCTCCCGAATCGATCTGCGCGGCACCGCCTTCCCCGAGGGCGGGATCGACCGCGACCTGCTGCCCCGTGCCGAGCTCGACGTCGAGGCCGCCCTGGAGAAGGTGCGCCCCATCTGCGACGACGTACGGCATCGCGGCACCGCGGCGCTGATCGAGTACGCGCGGCGCTTCGACGGCGTCACCCTGGACCGCGTCCGGGTGCCCGCCGACGCCCTCACCCGGGCCCTGGCCGGACTCGACCCGGCGGTCCGCGCCGCGCTGGAGGAATCCATCCGGCGCGCCCGGCTCGTCCACCGTGAACAGCGGCGCACCGACGTCACCACCCGCGTCGTCCCCGGCGGCACCGTCACCGAACGGTGGGTGCCGGTCGAACGTGTCGGCCTGTACGTGCCCGGTGGCAACGCGGTCTACCCGTCGTCCGTGGTGATGAACGTGGTGCCGGCGCAGGAGGCCGGCGTCGGCTCGCTGGCCGTCTCCTCCCCGCCGCAGGCCGACTTCGACGGCCTGCCGCACCCCACCATCCTGGCCGCCTGCGCCCTGCTCGGCGTCGACGAGGTCTACGCGGCCGGCGGCGCCCAGGCCATCGCCATGTTCGCGCACGGCACCGAGGAGTGCCGCCCGGTCAACCTGGTCACCGGCCCCGGCAACATCTGGGTGGCCGCCGCCAAGCGCCTGCTCAAGGGGCGCATCGGCATCGACGCCGAGGCCGGGCCCACCGAGATCGCGGTGCTCGCCGACGACACCGCCGACCCCGTCCACGTCGCCGCCGACCTGATCAGCCAGGCCGAGCACGACACGCTGGCCGCCGCCGTGCTGGTCACCACCTCCCCGGCGCTGGCCGACGCCGTCGCCGCCGAACTCGACCGCCAGGTCGCCGCCACCAAGCACACCGAGCGCATCACCGAGGCGCTCACCGGCAAGCAGTCCGCCGTGGTGCTGGTCGACACCCTCGACCAGGGGCTCGCCGTGGTCGACGCCTATGCCGCCGAGCACCTGGAGATCCAGACCGCCGACGCCGCCGCGGTCGCCGCCCGGGTCCGCAACGCCGGCGCGGTCTTCGTCGGCCCCTACGCCCCCGTATCCCTCGGCGACTACGCGGCCGGCTCCAACCACGTGCTGCCCACCGGCGGCTGCGCCTGCCACTCCTCGGGCCTTTCCGTCCAGTCCTTCCTGCGCGGCATCCACGTCGTGGACTACACCCGCGACGCCCTCGCCGAGGTCGCCCACCACGTGGTGACCCTCGCCGAGGCGGAGGACCTGCCCGCCCACGGCGCCGCGATCAAGGCCCGGTTCGAGTGGAAGGTGCCGCAGGGGTGA
- a CDS encoding LON peptidase substrate-binding domain-containing protein: MTVSLPLFPLGAVLFPGLVLPLNVFEERYRALVRDLLALPADGPRQFGVVAIRDGHEVAPSGPGTADTGPAAGFGPDLDRALYPVGCVADVASVQEQSGGGYELVATGTTRFRVLSVDASGPYLVGEVEMLPEEPGTGAGALTSAVDRAFRGYQKLLAGARERTLAAPQELPDRPSVLSYLVAAAMVVEVPVKQRLLECADTAARLAEELALLRRETALIGKLPSLPAVELTRQRTNRN, translated from the coding sequence GTGACCGTCTCCCTGCCGCTCTTCCCGCTCGGTGCCGTGCTCTTCCCCGGCCTGGTGCTGCCGCTCAACGTCTTCGAGGAGCGGTACCGGGCGCTCGTTCGCGATCTGCTGGCGCTGCCGGCCGACGGGCCGCGGCAGTTCGGGGTGGTGGCCATCCGGGACGGGCACGAGGTGGCGCCGAGCGGTCCGGGGACGGCGGACACCGGGCCGGCCGCCGGGTTCGGCCCCGATCTGGACCGGGCGCTGTACCCGGTGGGGTGCGTGGCGGACGTGGCCTCGGTGCAGGAGCAGTCCGGTGGCGGTTACGAGTTGGTGGCCACCGGCACCACGCGGTTCCGGGTGCTGTCGGTGGACGCCTCGGGGCCGTATCTGGTCGGTGAGGTGGAGATGCTGCCGGAGGAGCCGGGGACGGGCGCCGGGGCGCTGACGTCCGCGGTGGACCGGGCGTTCCGCGGCTACCAGAAGCTGCTGGCCGGGGCGCGGGAGCGGACGCTGGCGGCGCCGCAGGAACTGCCGGACCGGCCGTCGGTACTCTCCTACCTGGTGGCCGCCGCGATGGTGGTGGAGGTGCCGGTCAAGCAGCGGCTGCTGGAGTGCGCGGACACCGCGGCGCGGCTGGCGGAGGAGCTGGCGCTGCTGCGCCGGGAGACCGCGCTGATCGGCAAGTTGCCGTCGTTGCCGGCGGTGGAGCTGACCCGGCAGCGCACCAACCGCAACTGA
- the ybaK gene encoding Cys-tRNA(Pro) deacylase, whose protein sequence is MAKRTKGKGAGGTPATAALAAAGVEFTVHAYPHDPASASYGAEAAAALGVAPERVFKTLVAQVDEALTVAVVPVAGSLDLKALAAAVSGKRAVLADPVAAERTTGYVRGGISPLGQRKRLPTVVDVSALEHPTVHVSAGRRGLEVELAPAALVELTSAATAGIAAYR, encoded by the coding sequence ATGGCGAAGAGGACCAAGGGCAAGGGCGCCGGGGGTACGCCGGCCACGGCGGCGCTGGCCGCCGCCGGGGTGGAGTTCACCGTCCACGCCTATCCGCACGACCCGGCGTCGGCCTCGTACGGCGCGGAGGCCGCGGCGGCGCTCGGGGTGGCCCCGGAGCGGGTCTTCAAGACGCTGGTCGCCCAGGTCGACGAGGCGCTGACGGTCGCCGTGGTGCCGGTGGCCGGCTCGCTGGACCTCAAGGCGCTGGCCGCCGCGGTCTCCGGCAAGCGGGCCGTGCTGGCCGACCCCGTCGCCGCCGAGCGCACCACCGGTTACGTACGCGGCGGGATCTCACCGCTGGGCCAGCGCAAGCGGCTGCCCACCGTGGTGGACGTCTCGGCGCTGGAGCACCCGACGGTCCACGTCTCGGCGGGACGGCGCGGCCTGGAGGTGGAGCTGGCCCCGGCCGCGTTGGTCGAGCTGACCTCGGCGGCCACGGCCGGCATCGCGGCGTACCGCTGA
- a CDS encoding ABC transporter permease, whose translation MTAPLPPHDQHPPQPHTGAPPSRGADLRDGLVAALVVAVSGVLLGLLWFWLAPRVPLISDGSVVYLKDPEGEQSVAADGWFTLMALGFGALSAVAVYFWRRGGGVALAVALAVGGLLAALVAWRIGVWLGPTHDVAGHAKAVGAGKVFSGPLQLRATGSLLAWPVAAMAVYLLLTSLLTPRPAEPAPRWDGWSAPGETPPGQGTPPAAS comes from the coding sequence GTGACCGCACCGCTGCCCCCGCACGACCAGCACCCGCCGCAGCCGCACACCGGCGCGCCCCCCTCGCGCGGCGCCGATCTGCGCGACGGGCTGGTCGCCGCCCTCGTGGTGGCCGTCTCCGGCGTGCTGCTGGGCCTGCTGTGGTTCTGGCTGGCGCCGCGCGTGCCGCTGATCTCGGACGGCTCGGTGGTCTACCTCAAGGACCCGGAGGGCGAGCAGTCGGTCGCCGCGGACGGCTGGTTCACGCTGATGGCGCTGGGCTTCGGGGCGCTGAGCGCGGTCGCGGTCTACTTCTGGCGGCGCGGCGGCGGCGTCGCGCTGGCGGTCGCGCTCGCCGTGGGCGGGCTGCTCGCCGCGCTGGTGGCCTGGCGGATCGGGGTGTGGCTCGGGCCGACGCACGACGTGGCCGGGCACGCCAAGGCGGTCGGAGCCGGCAAGGTCTTCTCCGGCCCGCTGCAACTGCGCGCCACCGGTTCGCTGCTGGCCTGGCCGGTCGCGGCGATGGCCGTCTACCTGCTGCTCACCTCGCTGCTCACGCCGCGCCCGGCCGAGCCCGCGCCCCGCTGGGACGGCTGGAGCGCGCCGGGGGAGACCCCGCCCGGCCAGGGCACCCCGCCCGCCGCGTCCTGA
- a CDS encoding ABC transporter permease, which translates to MDSVPVTAPAPEADAPGAVGPVPLAPRTRLLPALAAVYRAQLSRARVSRIPLLFVATFQSIGIMILMRGVVAGGTDAAQAVVAGSAVLVVAFVGLNLLAQYFGRLRASGGLDHYATLPVPAASVVLGAAAAYASFTVPGTLVTAAVGCVLFHLPMAHLWVLAAVVPLAGAALSGLGAALGLLAPRQELATLLGQLGMSAALLLGVLPAGHLPEPVRWARDLLPSTYGVEAFARTFRAAPDWVAVTGDLGVCAGVGVLSLAVATWAYRRAAYR; encoded by the coding sequence ATCGACTCCGTCCCGGTGACCGCGCCCGCGCCGGAGGCCGACGCCCCCGGCGCCGTCGGCCCCGTCCCGCTCGCCCCGCGCACCCGGCTGCTGCCCGCCCTCGCCGCGGTCTACCGCGCCCAGCTCTCCCGCGCCCGCGTCTCGCGGATCCCGCTGCTGTTCGTGGCGACCTTCCAGTCCATCGGCATCATGATCCTGATGCGCGGCGTGGTGGCCGGCGGCACCGACGCCGCCCAGGCCGTGGTGGCCGGCTCCGCCGTGCTGGTGGTCGCCTTCGTCGGCCTCAACCTGCTCGCCCAGTACTTCGGCCGGCTGCGCGCCTCCGGCGGTCTCGACCACTACGCCACGCTCCCGGTGCCGGCCGCCTCCGTGGTGCTCGGCGCCGCCGCCGCGTACGCCTCGTTCACCGTGCCCGGCACGCTGGTCACCGCGGCCGTCGGCTGCGTGCTGTTCCACCTGCCGATGGCCCACCTGTGGGTGCTGGCCGCGGTGGTGCCGCTGGCCGGGGCCGCCCTGTCCGGGCTCGGCGCGGCCCTGGGGCTGCTCGCCCCGCGCCAGGAACTGGCCACGCTGCTGGGCCAGTTGGGGATGTCGGCGGCGCTGCTGCTCGGTGTGCTGCCGGCCGGCCACCTGCCGGAGCCGGTCCGCTGGGCCCGGGACCTGCTGCCGTCGACGTACGGGGTGGAGGCGTTCGCCCGCACCTTCCGCGCCGCCCCCGACTGGGTCGCCGTCACCGGTGACCTCGGGGTGTGCGCGGGCGTCGGCGTGCTGTCGCTGGCGGTGGCCACCTGGGCGTACCGCAGGGCCGCGTACCGCTGA
- a CDS encoding ABC transporter ATP-binding protein gives MWTVRGLVKSYPAGRPGGRFGARGRGPAPTAVRANDGIDLDIRRGEIFGLLGPNGAGKSTLVRQLTGLLRPDHGTIRLLGHDLVAHPERAARLIGYLGQESTALDELTVALAAETTGRLRGLDVRAARAQRDAVLDELGLAPLADRPLARLSGGQRRLACFAAALVGDRPMLVLDEPTTGMDPVARRAVWAAVDRRRAEAGVTVLLVTHNVIEAETVLDRVAVLDRGRVIACDTPAGLKATVAGDVRLDLVWRDEAPLGLPEIAALRERAETAGRRWTLRMPQERARAVVASVTAGPAFAALDDFTLATPSLEDVYLALGGSEKGLVKA, from the coding sequence GTGTGGACCGTCCGTGGGCTGGTCAAGAGCTATCCGGCGGGACGGCCGGGCGGACGGTTCGGCGCGCGCGGACGCGGCCCCGCGCCCACCGCCGTACGGGCCAACGACGGCATCGACCTCGACATCCGGCGCGGCGAGATCTTCGGCCTGCTCGGCCCCAACGGCGCCGGCAAGTCCACCCTGGTCCGCCAGCTGACCGGGCTGCTCCGCCCCGACCACGGCACCATCCGCCTGCTCGGCCACGACCTGGTGGCCCACCCCGAGCGGGCCGCCCGGCTCATCGGCTACCTCGGCCAGGAGTCCACCGCGCTCGACGAACTCACCGTCGCGCTGGCCGCCGAGACCACCGGACGCCTGCGCGGCCTCGATGTCCGCGCCGCCCGCGCCCAGCGCGACGCGGTCCTGGACGAACTGGGCCTCGCCCCGCTCGCCGACCGCCCGCTCGCCCGGCTCTCCGGCGGCCAGCGGCGCCTCGCCTGCTTCGCCGCCGCCCTGGTCGGCGACCGCCCGATGCTGGTGCTGGACGAACCCACCACCGGCATGGACCCGGTCGCCCGCCGCGCGGTGTGGGCCGCGGTGGACCGCCGCCGCGCCGAAGCGGGCGTCACCGTCCTGCTGGTCACCCACAACGTCATCGAGGCCGAGACCGTCCTGGACCGGGTCGCCGTGCTCGACCGCGGCCGGGTCATCGCCTGCGACACCCCCGCCGGACTCAAGGCCACCGTGGCCGGCGACGTCCGGCTGGACCTGGTGTGGCGCGACGAGGCCCCGCTGGGGCTGCCGGAGATCGCGGCCCTGCGCGAACGCGCCGAGACCGCCGGGCGCCGCTGGACGCTGCGCATGCCGCAGGAGCGCGCCCGGGCCGTCGTCGCCTCCGTCACCGCCGGCCCCGCCTTCGCCGCACTGGACGACTTCACGCTGGCCACCCCCAGCCTGGAGGACGTCTACCTGGCCCTCGGCGGCAGCGAGAAAGGACTGGTCAAGGCGTGA